A genomic segment from Glycine max cultivar Williams 82 chromosome 1, Glycine_max_v4.0, whole genome shotgun sequence encodes:
- the LOC100780194 gene encoding uncharacterized protein, which yields MVCAISSSPFSTLSFRRLVVRNATPSPCKPRAVKPLTALPSAGRRQLLFFLTATTALTAREAASVAQDIPLFGIRKSLKKVEEEAEEIVREGFEAADKGLVAAEKGLETAEKGLVAAEKGIEEAEREIEETVSFGGLAQAGAVAGAEVFGILVATAVVNGILGPEAQKS from the coding sequence ATGGTTTGTGCAATCTCGTCATCACCGTTCTCAACTCTCTCGTTTCGGCGTCTCGTCGTACGCAATGCGACGCCGTCTCCGTGCAAGCCGCGTGCCGTTAAACCCTTAACGGCACTTCCGAGCGCGGGGCGGAGGCAGTTGCTGTTTTTTCTGACGGCGACGACGGCGTTGACGGCGAGGGAAGCGGCGTCCGTGGCGCAGGACATTCCCTTGTTCGGGATACGGAAGAGTCTGAAGAAGGTGGAGGAGGAAGCGGAGGAGATTGTGAGAGAGGGATTTGAGGCTGCGGATAAGGGATTGGTGGCGGCGGAGAAGGGGCTGGAGACGGCGGAGAAGGGGTTGGTGGCGGCGGAGAAGGGGATAGAGGAAGCGGAGAGGGAGATAGAGGAGACGGTGAGTTTTGGGGGGTTGGCGCAGGCGGGAGCGGTGGCGGGAGCGgaggtttttgggattttggttgCAACGGCGGTGGTGAACGGTATTTTGGGTCCTGAAGCTCAAAAATCGTGA
- the LOC100781270 gene encoding methylesterase 3 isoform X2 has translation MEFLLSLAEEEQVILVGHSFGGLCISVAMELFPTKIAAAVFVSAWLPSPDLNYLDLLQEDLTLALSLLRPFPIFGDEDLQENTQLTRDNYGIVAKVYIVCEQDKLFKHDFQLFMIERNPPNDVKVIAGADHMSMFSKPQELFSYLQEITDTYY, from the exons ATGGAATTTCTGCTGTCTTTGGCAGAAGAAGAGCAAGTAATCCTTGTGGGTCATAGCTTTGGTGGTCTATGCATATCTGTAGCCATGGAATTGTTCCCTACCAAGATTGCAGCTGCAGTATTTGTTTCCGCTTGGCTGCCTTCTCCCGACCTAAACTATTTGGATCTCCTCCAAGAG GACTTGACCCTGGCATTGTCACTATTGAGACCCTTTCCTATCTTTGGTGATGAAGATTTGCAAGAGAATACACAACTCACAAGAGACAACTACGGAATTGTTGCCAAAGTCTATATAGTGTGTGAACAAGATAAATTGTTTAAGCATGATTTCCAACTGTTTATGATTGAACGAAACCCTCCTAACGATGTCAAAGTGATTGCTGGTGCTGATCACATGTCCATGTTCTCTAAACCGCAAGAGCTTTTCTCTTACCTTCAAGAGATAACCGACACCTATTACTAA
- the LOC100781270 gene encoding methylesterase 3 isoform X1, whose amino-acid sequence MEFLLSLAEEEQVILVGHSFGGLCISVAMELFPTKIAAAVFVSAWLPSPDLNYLDLLQEYKSRSEFNSIMLDENTNNHQNGSRAFDPQFLASNTYQLSPSEDLTLALSLLRPFPIFGDEDLQENTQLTRDNYGIVAKVYIVCEQDKLFKHDFQLFMIERNPPNDVKVIAGADHMSMFSKPQELFSYLQEITDTYY is encoded by the exons ATGGAATTTCTGCTGTCTTTGGCAGAAGAAGAGCAAGTAATCCTTGTGGGTCATAGCTTTGGTGGTCTATGCATATCTGTAGCCATGGAATTGTTCCCTACCAAGATTGCAGCTGCAGTATTTGTTTCCGCTTGGCTGCCTTCTCCCGACCTAAACTATTTGGATCTCCTCCAAGAG taCAAAAGCAGGTCAGAATTTAATTCGATTATGCTTGATGAGAATACCAACAATCATCAAAATGGGTCTCGGGCATTTGACCCTCAATTCTTAGCTTCCAACACATACCAACTATCTCCATCAG AGGACTTGACCCTGGCATTGTCACTATTGAGACCCTTTCCTATCTTTGGTGATGAAGATTTGCAAGAGAATACACAACTCACAAGAGACAACTACGGAATTGTTGCCAAAGTCTATATAGTGTGTGAACAAGATAAATTGTTTAAGCATGATTTCCAACTGTTTATGATTGAACGAAACCCTCCTAACGATGTCAAAGTGATTGCTGGTGCTGATCACATGTCCATGTTCTCTAAACCGCAAGAGCTTTTCTCTTACCTTCAAGAGATAACCGACACCTATTACTAA